From Callospermophilus lateralis isolate mCalLat2 chromosome 5, mCalLat2.hap1, whole genome shotgun sequence, a single genomic window includes:
- the LOC143400417 gene encoding protocadherin gamma-B4-like: MGSGAAERGQTHRRSVLLPFLLSLFCRALSEQIRYRIPEEMPMGSVVGNLAKDLGFRVLELPTRKLRISSEKSYFTVSSETGELLVSGRLDREQICGRQPVCALEFEAVAENPLNFYHVSVEIEDINDHAPKFAHVFFDLQISESAQPGTRFILGSAHDADIGTNALQNYQLSPNEYFSLVSKEKSDGSKYPEMVLKTSLDREKQKSYHLTLTALDFGEPPLSSTAQIQVLVTDANDNPPVFSQEIYRVSLPENVRPGTTVLQVTATDQDEGVNAEITFSFSEAGLRPEFDLNSNTGEIIIINTLDFEEIKEYSFVLEAKDGGGMIAQCTVEIEVLDENDNVPEVIFQSLPNLIMEDCELGTLVALLKIRDKDSGHNGEVICKLEGDTPFKILTSSRNTYKLVTERVLDREKNPEYNITITATDRGKPPLSSSSSVTLHIGDVNDNAPVFQQASYVVYIAENNPPGASIAQVSASDPDLGPNGQVSYSIAASDLEPRALLSYVSVSEQSGVVFAQRAFDHEQLRSFELILQASDHGSPALSANVSLRVLVGDRNDNAPRVLYPALAPDGSALFDTVPRAAEPGYLVTKVVAVDADSGHNAWLSYHVLQASDPGLFSLGLRTGEVRTARALGDRDAARQRLLVAVRDGGQPPLSATATLHLVFADSLQEALPDLSDRPLPPDPQAELQFYLVVALALISVLFLLAVILAIALRLRHSSSNEAWGCFQPGLCAKPGPVIQPNYSEGTLPYSYNLCVAHTGKTEFNFLQSNDPLSSGQDILCSESPGTLFPLCNSSESTSHQVNKTHMPREYSERIL; the protein is encoded by the coding sequence ATGGGGAGCGGCGCTGCGGAGAGGGGCCAGACTCACAGGCGGTCAGTGCTCCTTCCCTTCCTACTGTCTTTGTTCTGCCGGGCGCTCTCTGAGCAGATCCGCTACAGGATTCCCGAGGAAATGCCCATGGGCTCGGTAGTGGGGAACCTCGCCAAGGACCTAGGGTTCCGTGTCCTGGAGTTACCGACTCGAAAACTGCGTATCAGTTCGGAGAAGTCTTACTTCACTGTGAGCTCAGAGACAGGGGAACTGCTTGTGAGCGGCAGGCTAGACAGGGAGCAGATATGTGGGAGGCAGCCAGTTTGTGCTCTGGAATTTGAGGCTGTTGCTGAAAATCCACTGAACTTTTACCACGTGAGCGTGGAGATTGAGGACATTAATGACCACGCGCCAAAATTTGCGCATGTTTTCTTTGATCTGCAAATAAGTGAGTCTGCTCAGCCAGGCACACGATTTATATTAGGATCGGCCCACGATGCAGACATAGGTACCAATGCACTACAGAATTACCAGCTTAGTCCCAATGAATATTTCTCACTCGTGAGTAAAGAGAAATCAGATGGCAGTAAATACCCGGAGATGGTATTGAAGACATCTTTAGACCGGGAAAAGCAGAAATCCTACCACTTGACATTGACTGCTTTGGACTTCGGGGAGCCACCTCTCAGCAGCACTGCACAGATACAAGTCCTAGTGACTGATGCCAATGATAACCCTCCAGTGTTCAGCCAAGAGATATATAGGGTAAGCCTCCCAGAAAACGTACGTCCAGGAACCACTGTGCTTCAGGTGACTGCTACCGACCAGGATGAAGGTGTCAATGCCGAAATCACTTTCTCTTTCAGTGAAGCTGGCCTGAGACCTGAGTTTGACCTGAATTCTAATACTGGggaaattattattataaatacatTAGATTTTGAAGAGATCAAAGAATATTCTTTTGTTTTGGAAGCAAAGGACGGTGGAGGAATGATTGCACAATGTACAGTGGAGATAGAAGTCCTAGATGAAAATGACAATGTCCCAGAAGTGATATTCCAATCTCTACCCAACCTAATTATGGAGGACTGTGAGCTAGGTACACTAGTTGCTTTGCTTAAAATCCGTGACAAGGATTCTGGTCACAATGGAGAAGTTATTTGTAAATTAGAAGGTGATACTCCATTTAAAATACTCACTTCTTCAAGAAATACATATAAGTTAGTGACGGAAAGGGTTCTAGACCGCGAGAAGAACCCAGAGTACAACATAACCATCACAGCCACTGACCGGGGTAAGCCGCCTCTCTCTTCCAGCTCTAGTGTCACTCTACACATTGGTGATGTAAACGACAATGCTCCAGTTTTCCAACAGGCCTCCTATGTagtctacatagcagaaaacaacCCTCCTGGAGCCTCCATCGCTCAAGTTAGCGCCTCCGATCCAGACCTGGGGCCCAACGGCCAAGTCTCCTACTCCATCGCGGCCAGCGACCTGGAGCCTCGGGCATTGTTATCCTACGTGTCTGTGAGCGAACAGAGCGGCGTGGTGTTCGCGCAGCGAGCCTTCGACCACGAGCAGCTGCGATCCTTTGAGCTGATTCTGCAGGCTAGTGACCATGGTTCCCCCGCGCTCAGCGCCAACGTGAGCCTGCGCGTGTTGGTAGGCGACCGCAACGACAACGCGCCGCGGGTGCTCTACCCCGCGCTGGCGCCCGATGGCTCAGCGCTCTTCGACACTGTGCCGCGTGCCGCGGAGCCCGGCTACCTGGTCACCAAGGTGGTGGCGGTGGACGCTGACTCTGGACACAATGCCTGGTTGTCCTACCACGTGCTGCAGGCCAGCGATCCCGGACTCTTCAGCCTGGGGCTGCGCACTGGCGAGGTGCGCACTGCTCGCGCCTTGGGCGACAGGGACGCGGCCCGCCAGCGCCTGCTGGTCGCTGTGCGTGATGGTGGCCAGCCGCCTCTTTCGGCCACCGCCACGCTGCATCTGGTCTTCGCGGACAGCCTTCAGGAGGCACTGCCAGACCTCAGTGACCGCCCTTTGCCCCCTGACCCCCAGGCGGAGCTACAGTTCTACCTGGTGGTGGCCTTGGCCTTGATCTCAGTGCTCTTCCTCCTGGCAGTGATTTTGGCTATTGCCCTGCGCCTGAGGCACTCCTCCAGCAATGAGGCTTGGGGCTGCTTTCAACCTGGTCTGTGCGCCAAGCCTGGACCTGTGATTCAGCCCAACTACAGTGAGGGAACTCTGCCTTATTCCTATAATCTCTGCGTTGCACATACGGGAAAGACAGAGTTTAATTTCCTACAAAGTAATGATCCACTGAGTTCGGGACAAGATATACTCTGCAGTGAGTCACCAGGAACTTTGTTTCCACTTTGTAATTCCAGTGAGTCAACCTCCCATCAG